In a single window of the Candidatus Celerinatantimonas neptuna genome:
- the mcpP_2 gene encoding Methyl-accepting chemotaxis protein McpP gives MCAITSSEAMATSLILWGKDIHMTLLYQRLRLTTLLSLQSGTLILLLFIAGLVGTYTINNRIVSFQENNLARQVSVIGRVAKTMSGNFADLKSFLYSARWGSDDQGYFFLVGSHGKKLLIYPPNKSREGHIVSDIKLLRGGKTLSEVIAYASQSGKPQIVEYQYERASDHVIARKVAYLYPLGIHQPVLVGGSFLDASSQLIQELNIEIFILIGVFCCLIVAGIIGISRHIRRRISGLHSGIERLAKGDFQQSARLDGGDEFAVLSGFLDHCQNKLNDLMKQQVQLSERVTSESTQIDDRLSETTSRVEHQLAEMDQLASAMEEMVASVQEVSQNTRETSEQAGQTQQSSEEGQSQIDSSIAQIKQLDVQLSQSSDSVQEVSHGVDEIQSIVDSIHQISEQTNLLALNAAIEAARAGESGRGFAVVADEVRKLASRTKQATDDIVAMIATLQGKAADAVSGSEKSIQIANQCNDVIYQAGEQFHAIFAGVSNLNQRNSEIAATTEQQNGVVNSMSEGVSNSHHDLQAISSQLIQIAQSSDGLRQQTHRLDQMLARFKLV, from the coding sequence ATGTGTGCGATCACATCATCAGAGGCGATGGCAACCAGTTTGATTTTATGGGGTAAGGATATACATATGACTTTGTTGTACCAGCGTCTTCGTTTGACGACACTTCTTTCATTGCAAAGTGGAACACTGATTTTACTTCTTTTTATTGCTGGTTTAGTGGGAACGTATACGATCAATAATCGGATTGTTTCTTTTCAGGAAAATAATTTAGCGCGTCAGGTCAGTGTCATTGGCCGTGTCGCTAAAACAATGTCAGGAAACTTCGCAGATTTAAAGTCTTTTCTTTATTCAGCCCGCTGGGGAAGTGACGATCAGGGATACTTTTTTTTGGTGGGTAGCCATGGAAAGAAGCTTTTGATTTATCCTCCTAATAAGTCCAGAGAAGGGCATATTGTTTCAGATATTAAGTTATTACGAGGCGGTAAAACCTTGTCAGAAGTGATTGCGTATGCAAGTCAGAGTGGGAAACCCCAAATTGTGGAATATCAATATGAGCGGGCCAGTGATCACGTCATTGCCCGTAAAGTGGCGTATTTGTATCCATTGGGTATTCATCAGCCCGTTTTGGTTGGTGGGTCATTTTTAGATGCTTCTTCGCAGTTGATTCAAGAATTAAATATTGAAATCTTTATTTTAATCGGAGTGTTTTGTTGTCTGATTGTGGCTGGCATCATTGGCATCTCGCGGCATATCCGACGTCGGATTAGTGGCTTACACAGTGGTATTGAACGCCTTGCCAAAGGTGATTTTCAACAATCGGCCAGATTGGATGGTGGTGATGAATTTGCCGTATTATCTGGCTTTTTAGATCACTGTCAGAACAAATTGAATGATCTGATGAAACAGCAGGTACAGTTAAGTGAACGCGTGACAAGCGAATCAACACAGATTGATGATCGTCTTTCTGAAACGACTTCCAGAGTTGAGCACCAACTTGCTGAGATGGACCAGCTTGCCAGTGCAATGGAAGAGATGGTTGCCAGTGTTCAGGAAGTGAGTCAGAACACCCGGGAAACGTCTGAGCAGGCCGGGCAAACCCAGCAAAGCAGTGAAGAAGGACAAAGCCAAATCGATAGCAGTATTGCTCAGATAAAGCAGCTTGATGTTCAGTTGTCTCAAAGTAGTGATTCTGTTCAGGAGGTCAGTCATGGGGTGGATGAAATTCAATCGATTGTAGATAGTATTCATCAGATCTCCGAGCAAACCAATTTACTGGCATTAAATGCAGCGATTGAAGCGGCCCGGGCTGGTGAAAGTGGCCGAGGGTTTGCTGTGGTTGCTGATGAAGTTCGTAAGTTAGCATCGCGGACTAAACAGGCGACTGATGATATTGTTGCGATGATTGCCACTCTTCAGGGAAAAGCAGCGGATGCCGTATCTGGCAGTGAGAAAAGTATTCAAATTGCGAATCAGTGTAATGACGTAATTTATCAAGCCGGGGAACAGTTCCATGCGATATTTGCTGGCGTTTCTAACTTGAATCAGCGAAATAGTGAGATAGCCGCAACAACCGAACAGCAGAATGGCGTTGTCAATTCGATGAGTGAAGGGGTTAGTAATTCACATCATGATTTGCAGGCCATTAGTAGCCAGCTCATTCAAATTGCTCAAAGTAGTGATGGTTTAAGACAGCAAACACATCGGCTGGATCAAATGTTGGCGCGGTTTAAACTGGTTTGA
- the puuC gene encoding NADP/NAD-dependent aldehyde dehydrogenase PuuC → MSGKGLIDWQQRASELTLSTKALIGGHDCDAYDGQTFDVINPATGKVLAQVARCGAHDVDEAVRFARQAFEDRRWCGLSPSERKQILLRYAALLEENQQQIALLESLDMGKPIQQALGYDGPATARCIAWNAESIDKMYDEQAPVGDDALALISHEPLGVVAAIVPWNFPTVMAAWKLGPALATGNSVILKPSEKSPLTAILLGHLAREAGLPDGVLQVLPGFGHEVGQALGVHPDIDCITFTGSTGIGKKLMEMAAQSNLKRTFMECGGKSAHIIFDDGDQGAAVEAAASAIFYNQGEVCTAGSRLLVQSSIYDSFVERLLEQAKNYQPGHPLKMETAMGAIVDKVQWQRVLDYIHLGLEEGATLLCGGHAVEPVSGGYFIEPTIFTGVTQSMRICREEIFGPVLCVQRFESEKQAVEMANDSDYGLAAGLWSRDISRAVRVSRQLRAGTVFVNNWDGGDMTMPFGGYKQSGNGRDKSLHALAKYTELKSTWIQL, encoded by the coding sequence ATGAGCGGAAAAGGCCTGATTGATTGGCAGCAACGAGCGAGTGAATTGACTCTATCGACGAAAGCTTTGATTGGTGGCCATGATTGTGATGCCTATGATGGACAGACATTTGACGTGATTAATCCTGCGACAGGGAAAGTTTTAGCACAAGTTGCCCGTTGTGGTGCTCATGATGTTGATGAAGCGGTCCGCTTTGCCCGTCAGGCTTTTGAGGATCGTCGTTGGTGTGGACTGTCGCCTTCTGAACGTAAGCAGATATTACTGCGTTATGCGGCATTATTGGAAGAAAATCAACAGCAGATTGCATTATTAGAGTCATTGGATATGGGAAAACCAATTCAGCAGGCTTTAGGTTACGATGGCCCGGCTACGGCCCGCTGTATTGCATGGAATGCGGAATCCATTGATAAAATGTACGATGAACAGGCTCCGGTGGGTGATGATGCACTTGCTTTAATCAGTCATGAACCACTTGGGGTTGTTGCGGCAATTGTTCCATGGAACTTTCCAACGGTGATGGCGGCCTGGAAGTTAGGACCCGCATTAGCTACTGGCAACAGTGTCATATTAAAACCTTCAGAAAAATCGCCTTTGACCGCTATTCTTTTAGGCCATTTGGCCCGGGAAGCCGGATTACCTGATGGCGTGTTGCAAGTGTTACCCGGGTTTGGTCATGAAGTTGGTCAGGCGTTGGGTGTTCATCCGGATATTGATTGTATAACGTTTACAGGGTCTACAGGCATTGGTAAAAAGTTAATGGAAATGGCTGCACAATCAAACCTGAAGCGAACATTTATGGAATGTGGTGGGAAAAGTGCGCATATCATCTTTGATGATGGCGATCAGGGGGCTGCGGTTGAAGCTGCTGCCAGTGCGATTTTCTATAATCAGGGGGAAGTGTGTACTGCCGGTTCAAGATTACTGGTTCAAAGTAGTATCTATGACTCTTTTGTTGAACGCCTCTTAGAACAAGCTAAAAATTACCAACCTGGTCATCCATTGAAAATGGAAACAGCGATGGGGGCGATTGTTGATAAAGTGCAGTGGCAAAGGGTGTTGGATTATATTCATCTGGGTCTTGAAGAAGGGGCTACGCTATTGTGTGGGGGCCATGCCGTTGAACCTGTCAGTGGTGGTTATTTCATTGAGCCAACCATTTTCACCGGAGTGACACAATCGATGCGGATTTGCCGTGAAGAGATTTTTGGTCCGGTGCTTTGTGTCCAGCGTTTTGAGAGTGAAAAACAGGCTGTTGAAATGGCTAACGATAGTGATTATGGGTTAGCAGCAGGGCTCTGGAGTCGGGATATCAGTCGTGCTGTGCGGGTTTCAAGGCAGTTGAGGGCTGGAACTGTATTTGTGAACAACTGGGATGGTGGCGATATGACGATGCCGTTTGGTGGATATAAGCAATCGGGGAATGGCCGGGATAAATCTTTGCATGCTCTGGCAAAGTACACAGAACTGAAATCGACCTGGATCCAACTCTAA
- the puuR_2 gene encoding HTH-type transcriptional regulator PuuR → MVEMNIGVRLKRLRKEAGFSQRELARRSGVTNGFISQVEKNQVSPSVASLKKLLGELPMSLADFFAEPSDQQSSFYCRQGQHPDIGRGEISYQLIGHFRENRAICMLHEVLHPGADSGAEMLSHKGEECGVVVRGILELTVDDEVVLLSQGDSYYFDSHRSHRFRNIGDQDCEVVSANTPPSF, encoded by the coding sequence ATGGTTGAGATGAATATTGGTGTGCGCTTAAAGCGCTTGCGTAAAGAGGCCGGGTTTTCACAGCGAGAACTGGCCAGACGATCGGGTGTCACGAACGGTTTTATTTCTCAGGTTGAGAAAAATCAGGTCAGTCCATCTGTGGCTTCACTGAAAAAATTGCTGGGGGAGTTACCCATGTCACTGGCTGATTTTTTTGCTGAACCCAGTGATCAGCAATCTAGTTTTTATTGCCGTCAAGGTCAACATCCGGATATTGGACGGGGTGAAATCAGTTATCAATTAATTGGGCATTTCCGTGAAAACAGGGCGATTTGCATGTTACATGAAGTGCTTCATCCGGGAGCAGATAGTGGTGCCGAAATGCTTAGCCACAAAGGTGAAGAATGTGGGGTTGTTGTCCGGGGGATTTTAGAATTGACCGTTGATGATGAAGTTGTATTGCTTAGTCAGGGAGATAGTTACTATTTTGATAGTCATCGGTCCCATCGGTTCCGCAATATCGGAGATCAGGATTGTGAGGTTGTGAGTGCTAATACACCGCCTAGTTTTTAG
- the bauA gene encoding Beta-alanine--pyruvate aminotransferase, whose amino-acid sequence MQAIVKRSNSQSVHNRSLDSFWMPFTANQQFKQNPKLLVSANGMFYQSDDGRTILDGTAGLWCCNAGHNREQITQAVSAQLRQLDYGPCFQLGHPIAFELAERLCDLAPDPLNHVFFTNSGSESVDTSLKIALAYQRAIGQGTRTRLIGRERGYHGVGFGGIAVGGIGSNRRSFATIVTGTDHLPAIFDLEHNAFSTGIPEYDPGWADSLESLVALHGAENIAAVIVEPIAGSTGVLIPPHGYLKKLRDICTRYSILLIFDEVITGYGRTGHCFASEQFDVTPDIITTAKGLTNGTIPMGAVFVQDFIYDALINEASQGIELFHGYTYSGHPVAAAAALATLDIYHQEQLFERSQMLAPFWQQVVHQLKGLPHVIDIRNYGLIAGIELASIPNAIGSRAFQVFEECFNRGLLIRVTGDIIALSPPLIIEKVQIEQLIDGLADVLKTITYKES is encoded by the coding sequence GTGCAAGCAATAGTCAAACGATCAAATAGCCAGTCAGTGCACAATCGTTCTTTAGACTCATTTTGGATGCCTTTTACAGCAAACCAACAATTCAAACAAAACCCCAAGCTATTGGTTTCTGCCAACGGCATGTTTTATCAAAGTGATGACGGGCGAACTATTTTAGATGGAACCGCAGGACTATGGTGTTGCAACGCCGGGCACAACAGAGAACAGATCACTCAGGCCGTGAGCGCTCAGCTCAGGCAACTCGATTATGGCCCCTGTTTTCAGTTGGGCCATCCGATTGCTTTTGAATTAGCCGAGCGCCTTTGCGATCTGGCACCAGATCCGCTCAATCATGTTTTCTTCACCAATTCGGGATCAGAATCGGTTGATACCTCCCTTAAAATCGCCCTAGCTTATCAGCGAGCAATCGGTCAAGGAACCCGCACTCGCCTGATTGGGCGAGAACGTGGATATCACGGGGTCGGCTTTGGAGGCATCGCGGTTGGGGGAATCGGCTCAAATCGCCGATCTTTTGCAACCATCGTAACCGGCACAGACCACCTCCCAGCTATTTTTGATCTGGAACACAACGCGTTTAGTACCGGAATCCCCGAATATGACCCGGGTTGGGCTGATTCACTCGAATCGCTGGTTGCGCTTCATGGTGCAGAAAACATAGCCGCAGTCATCGTCGAACCCATTGCAGGCTCAACAGGAGTTCTGATCCCGCCACATGGATACCTCAAAAAACTGCGGGATATCTGTACCCGTTACAGTATTTTGCTGATCTTTGATGAAGTCATTACCGGATATGGACGCACAGGTCATTGTTTTGCCAGTGAACAGTTTGATGTTACTCCCGATATCATAACCACAGCCAAAGGATTAACGAACGGAACAATTCCGATGGGAGCCGTTTTTGTTCAGGATTTTATCTATGATGCATTAATCAACGAAGCATCACAGGGAATTGAATTGTTCCATGGTTATACCTATTCGGGGCATCCCGTTGCAGCCGCTGCGGCCCTTGCGACTCTCGATATCTATCATCAGGAACAACTATTTGAGCGCTCGCAAATGCTAGCCCCTTTCTGGCAGCAGGTTGTTCACCAATTAAAAGGACTTCCTCATGTTATTGATATTCGAAATTACGGCCTGATCGCCGGTATCGAACTGGCTTCGATCCCAAATGCCATAGGAAGCAGAGCCTTTCAGGTATTTGAAGAATGCTTTAACCGGGGGCTTTTAATCCGGGTGACGGGTGATATCATCGCATTATCACCCCCTTTAATCATTGAAAAGGTTCAAATTGAACAACTGATCGATGGATTAGCTGATGTACTAAAAACGATCACTTATAAGGAGTCATGA